CAGAAGGGGCATTCAGAGATGCATCCTAGAAGGAATCCAGGTGGGAACAGTATATCACATGCATTGTAATATCAAATGCTGTGCCAAATCCTCTTTCAGTTACTGCCATCTCTTTAAACGGCTGGTGTAGAGCAGCATAGGAATGAGCATTTAGCCCATTAAGCAGACTTCTAGGGAAGGAGGCAGTGGATCACGAGTGAGATCCAGTCCTgtagagaggggaaaaatatgaaactgaGATAAGGCAAACCAAGAACATAAGCAGGTTGAATTAGGGGAATTCCTGCAAAACCTCTCTTAAACCCTGCACAAATCCCTGCAGAATGGCCAACTTACAGGTAACAGTTTAGAAGAAATATCTTCAATAACCTACAGGTGACAGGAATAGCATTGAGAATTGTGTTCAGTGCTGATAACATGCAGACTGTAGCAGCCCTGCAGGGCCAGACTCCAGCTGTATCCCTGTAGAAAGGGTGAAGCAGATCCTTTTCTGTGTAGTGCATATTTGATTGGGGGTGTGAGGGGGATATTTTATTAGCACTGTTTCAGTAATAGCTATGTTTGCTTCACAACAGCTAGAACAGTATGGCTTAATCCGTAGGGATTATTGTCCTTGGATGGTCAAGAGAAAATTAGTCAGATTTAGGAGAAAAACTCAAATTCAAAGTCAGAGGCTTTGCTATTGGCTGCCTGTGCAGGCTTAGGCAAGTGCCTTCTTTACCACTGAATTATCCCATCCGTCAAATGGGGGACATCTCTCCACCTGATAATGTGTTTTAGGACCTCTAATGAAAGAGGAAGTATAGCCTTGATGTTTTGTGATTAATACTGCTCATTTTCCACCAGATTGTCTTTTGCCTAAGAAGAAAGTCAAACCTGTACCAAGTTCAACAGAGTATGTACGGGGTCTATTTCCCACATCTGAACACAAGAAAAGTGCATTGACGTAACAGGTGAAGCTTGTTTTTCACAGACCAGTTCCATCCACAGTTGAAGGAAAGATGTTTACAACTactagaaaaatgtttcttctttaataaATTATGTTTAGCCGTTTCTCATCTTGATACAAGCCTGCACTGTTACAAAAACTACTTTCATAGTTTGGGAAACTGCCAACACAGATgttagggaaaatattttttaaagcactgcaatattttatataaatattacacaaccaacagaaaatgaagactgCCAGGAGTTGCAGTTTGCAGGGCTGTTCAGTGTTAATGTTAGTTTCTGAAGAGGTCTTAATTATGCTGGTTTAAAGATTTGCAGGACTAACCactgtaaattaaaaacaaggCAGATCACCTAGACTTTACGCTATTGCCTAGTTTATCTAAAATATCTATTTGAAgctgatgaaaatattttatatttaatatgtcAAGAGATTATTTAAAGATACAGTGCTATCTATGAGTGTGATACAGCACCCTATTGTCTTTTAAGACTGATACTGATTTCAGACAAATAAATGACAGATTTATTGCCATGAAACCGATTCCTTTTATCTCTATATATCAACAATTCATCGCAACTCAGGAAAGATTTCTGCCCTACAAGATCTCTGATATTTCACCCTCTCAATGGTCTCTTTGAGAGCTCCTCATCATAGTGCAGGTTACTTCAGAGATCATGACCTTTCACGGTTCCTCTGAACCATGCTGTGCTAGACAGATGTGTCATTAGACAAACTCTCCACTTTGCTGAAAGAGAAGGCACTAGAACTAATGAAACCACAATTAGTCATTAATTCTTCCACTGCAGGCCATGTTTCCATGcaaacttcctttttattttccaagcaaAACTATCAGTGGCAGGTTGGCTTCATTCATCTCCCAGGTCAGGTAGGAACCTAAGCGCAGACTAGAACTTTGGAGGATTAGAAACCTGTTTGCTTGATCAGAGGTTTACAAACACCCAGTATTATACCAGTAATATCAGCTTTAAAGGTTTTCACAGCTGCTTGCAAAAGACCTTTGCAGGTTTCAGGGCTGCTGAGCACATCCTTGCTACAGTACTGATACAGGTACAGAAAGGACTTTTTGGCTCAGCCTTTGAAGGGAGGCACTCAATCTCGATGACGGTAGAAGTAGGGTTCTAGTGGTTAGAGCACCAGCTCCATCTCAGGAgatacttcccccccccccccccaaccaggCCTCCTGAGGTCTACTCCAAATCTTCAACCGACCGTTcccctgtgcctcagtttccttccCTTCATCTCAAACTCCCCAAAGCCTAGCACCCTTCTCACTACAGAGCCCCATTTCATGCCCTCCACAGCAAACAAGGGATGTTAACAGCACACCCCAGGGCAGCATAGGACATGGGGATGTGACAGGCAGCATTTGCTGGGAGAAGGTCATGCTGTTTTGTGGAAATGTTTCCTagaagttttgatttttaagtgcTGTGTTCATGGTGAGAAGAGCTGCCTCCCAGTGCAACATACCACACCACCCACTTCCCTCCTCTACTAAGCACTGagggggcagccagggccctGAGACACTGGGCTCTGCCCACAGGACTATTAGAAACCAGAGGAGAGACCCAGCacatgctgcagagcacagactAGCAACCCCTACACTAGCACCACTGTCCTGTATGGCCCTAGGGACAAAAGGGAgagcagaaaataaactgttttgcaGTGAAGCTGCCAGCAACACTCCCAGAGCTCCAAGGCTCCTCTAAACCTGGCCAGGACATGCCATGTATAACAGGCCACCCATGTACAAGAGGTCTCACACCTTGGCTGTGAATCACCACTGTGGCAAGCCCTGCAACCACAGGTAGCTTCAAAGGGCAGCCTTACGTGCTTGTCTCCCCCATCCAAACCCAGCAAAGTCATACTGCTGGAATACTAAGAGAAGGTCATCAATAAAGCTCAGAGAAGGGGATTAAGGAGCTGAGAAAGCAGTACCTGCAGTCAAAAAAAATTGCAGGCAAAAAAAGGCCAGAGTGGGTCATGCTGTAGAGTTGCATGGTGTCTGCAGACCTCCTTCCACGGCTGCCTTCCAGGAGGAAGGAACTGTCACATACCGCTGTGCCTCTTCATCTCCTGCATTGTCACAACGTGCCTCATGTTATGGTTGGACCTTGGCCTGCATTTGCTGTGGTGCTGCTGTTTCTCAGCCAGCCCCCAGTCAGCTTGCTCGGGGAGGGACAGGACCCAAGGGAAAGCATGACAAGGCCAGCTCAGCAGTGACGTAGGTGCCTGAGGCACCAGCTCAATGACCTGGCCCCAGGCAGAGATTTAATCCACCAGCTGAAGCTAGATGGCTTCTCTTCCTCCGGAGACAGGGATTAGCACACCCAGGGAGGGAGATATTTGTCTGGGGTCAGGGCCAAGGGCAGCAGCAAGGGAAAGGCAGAGCAAGGGGGCaaagaggcagagctggtggtggctcagctcagcttcatGGACCTTTCTTGGACACTCTTGCAGCAACCTCCAACTGCAGCTCAGCcttcctctgtttctctcctccCAACAGGATCTCTGTCCTTACATTACAGATACACCAGGGCTattcctctgcattttcttatatttgtcCTGCTGTGACTTGGCCCAGCCTCCTCACTGCTGCCAGATGGCAAACCAGCTTCTGATGGTCTCTGGGCTCCTTTCTCAGTACAGAGCCAGCTGGATCTCCTCAGCACTGTCCTGCTAATTGCTGCCTGATAAGAGACACTTTATCAGCTTCCTTTTCAGCTCTTAACATTTGATATCgacatctggaaaaaaagcctGAACTGCAGCAATAAAAGATACAGCTGCTTCTCATCATTCTTCCCAGCAATTCCTATTCAGTTTGGCTCTCTGATAGAGAGACAGAGCATTTTTCTATGAAAGTCATCAAAAAGTCCTTCACCAGCATTGCATTTCTTCTCCTGTGCAGTGAGGGCACCCTTCAGTACATATATCCAGATATTTCCCTATAACCTCAGTTTTTAAGTGCTGACTCCAGCATCATTTTGCAACCAATGACTTCCATCCCAGTGAAGTTCTCTCCTCCAAGGGTGGAACAAGTCAAGCAGGATCCCAATGATGCTGCATAGGGGTGAGACACAGAAAGCAGTAGTGGCTGACTAGTGTTTGCTGGGCTTTATAGCTCCATAGCCAAGGGTAGGTCAACCCATCTTTTCTGCTTATCCCTCTCATAGCTTTGTCACTAAGCATGCTTTATCAGCCTTGCTCTTGCTCCAAGGGAGAGATCTCAGTCTCATGCAGACTGCCAGCCCACAGCTGTGCTGCACCTAACAAGGAATTTAGTATGCAAAATGATTGCCTTATCTGGAACAAAAGCCTTGCCTTGTTGGCACAAGaactgctgaaaaatgtttccctCCCTGCCAACCTGCAAGAAGTAAATCTGAACTTCCCTTAGAGCCACGGCTGGGTCCTTGCAGCTCCCCTTCTCTAGCCTTCTGCTCTTCTCTAATAAAAGCACTAGTGTTAGGGACAGCAGGAGACAAAGTTTGGAATATACTTTGTCCAATATATCAGCAAAGAAGGAGCATTAAGCAACTAcagctttccctcctccctctaTGTTCATAAGAAACATTTCTGTCAGCTCTTGTGCCTGCACCATAGCCCAGCACCTGCCACACCGCTGCAGGCCGTTCTCCAGGCTCTGGTGTGAGCCAGGTCCACCGGGGCCCTGGTTGGACTCTGCAAATAGCCAAACATCAGCTACACAGCCTGCAGAAGCCTTGCTGCACTCAGCCACCTTTAAATCGTTCAAACAACCCGCTCATGGAAACTTTTCTTCATTCAGTCACTGCAATTTAGTGACTCCCTTCCAAGAGCAGCAGTAAATAACCCCAAGCTAAGAGCATGGTCTGCGCAGTGCCAGTTAGCCTCTTGCAGGCACCCAAAAGGCTGTTAGGAGACCCTTGTAGCTGGCaatccagacagcttttgaaagGCATTAGGCAGGATTTTACAAGAGTACTTCAGGAAATTAGGAGCTATGGTTTTCCTTGGGTGTGCACCAGCACAGACACAAAGGAGCTGCTCTGGCATCAGGTGAGAATTTCCCCTAGGTGCTGGCTTGCAGCCAAACAGTATTAGcacaaataaaaaacccaaattaGACCAAGAAAATCCCCAGGACACATGAGCTGGTATAAACTGGAGCTATGTAACACTGTTTGGCTTTCCACCTCACTCCTGCCACAAAAAGTATTTGATACCATCAAGTATTGTATTGTGGATTTATTAAGCTTTTAATTGGGACACAAAGAGGCAGAGGATCACCTGTTGCAGGTAGGGGACAGAGGTCTCACAGCCCACTCTCACTAACCCATCATCCTCCAACCCCAGATAAAGGACCACAAAAGCATCCCTAAATGTGCATTTTGGGGCAGCACTGAGAACAGAGCCTAGTACGTCATGATGCAAATGCTGCCCGTCATTCCCTAATCCCCACCAACATGCTTATGTCTGCAGCGATGTTCCTGCGTCTATCACTAAAATCTGGTATTTGGACTGTGCCAGATAAAATAGCAGGGGCCACAATGAACAAAGCCACAAGCAGGCTGGCAGCCACATCCCCTGGAATGGGCGCTTCGACCGGGTTTGAACTCTCCAAACTTTCTCTGACTTTGAGAAAGCCTGTCCTTTCCTCCCCTACGCTCAAACACTTTTGGGAAGGCATCACCTTGCCCAGAGAATACACAGGCTCCTGAAGAACACCCAAAAACCCTCCTGGCTCTGTGATTATGAGGCAGAGATAGTATCATCAGAGCCTATTTATAAAGGGGAACAACAGTTTGAATATTTGCTCTGTGTCTGCCCACAGTAATACCAAATTTTGCCTTTTGGGGGTAGCCCAGTGCAGCCATCCCAGTTCTCAATACCTATGTTAGGCACCTGAACTGCCCTCACATCTCCAGCCTTCAGGAGCTACGCTAAAAACACTGCTCCTTGGGCTGGAAACACCCCTCAAAACAAGGCACTGAAAGACCCTCCAGAGAGGACTGTTAACTAGGTCCCTTATGCTTTGAGGTAGGTTAATGCAAATTCTAGCTGCTCCCTCCTCCAATATGTTGTTTCAAATCCTAATAAAGTTAGCTGGAATAGGAAAGCCAAAAAGCTCTTGAGATCACAAATGAGAGAGAGTATAAGCTCAAGAGAGCAACCATGGTAGCACAGGGGTCTGCTGTGACCAGCTCAGCCCTGGGTGATGTCACAGTTCCTCTACGACAACACAAGCTGTTAAATACAAGGTCTGGACCCATTCCTCAGAAAGCCACTGCCAATCTTACTGCTGCGTTGCCACCTGTCCTTGCAGACAGCCTAAGGACATGGCCACCTTGGCCAGAGCCCAGATGGGAACAGTGCTTCCAGACTTGGCAAGCCAAAGAGCAGGGGGTTTAGAGGCAAGAAGTCATTCTCCAATGTCTGCACTGCACAGATTGCATGAGGACCGCCCTGATTCAGGATCTGCAAGAGACACATCCTCAGACACAGCTAGTTCCTCCTCAAGTGAGCACTCCTTTGAGATGAGAACTGGAGCTGTTGTGATAGATATTGGCACAGGAAGTTGCAAATCAGGGTTTGCTGGACAACAGAAACCCATATCTGAAATCAGTACCTTGGCTACCTATCCTTCAGAGCAGTCCCCAAGGTCAGAAGAGGCCAGGCCTCATACTTTTGGGGAGGAAGCCTTACTTTATACCAATGTCAATGTTCCTGGGCTTAGGCAGAGCGGCATCATCATCAACTGGGAGGCAGCTGAAATTCTATGGCAGCACATGTTCTACAATGACCTCATGGTCCCCCCTGAGGAACATGCTTTACTCATCACAGATCCCCCCCTGAGCCCTACCACCAATCGAGAAAAGATGGTGGAGCTGGCATTCGAGTTGCTGCACTCCCCTGGCATTTACATTGCCTCGCAGTCTGTCCTCTCAGTGTATGCCCATGGTCAGACTAGTGGTTTGGTTGTAGACACAGGCTACACCATGACCCACACAGTACCTGTCCATGAGGGTTACAGCTTATCACATGCAGTTGAGAGAATGGATATTGCTGGATCCCACCTGACACGTTACCTGATGAAGCTTCTCAGGGACTCTGGGTACATGCTCAGTGAAGGGATGACCCAAGTCATAGAAGACATCAAACACAAATGCTGTTATGTTGCTTCTGACTTTGAAAATGAGTGCTATCTCCCGAAGGCCATCTACACAGTGGATTTCCCCTTGCCAGATGGTCAGATCATCAGTCTTGGGAAGGAAAGGTTCCAGTGTCCAGAGGTGCTCTTCAACCCTCCTCAGGTACATGGGATTTCTTATGTGGGTATTCATGAGATGGCCCAGAGAAGTCTAAACAAAGTGCCAGAAGAAATCAGGGAAAAAATGTACAAGAACATCCTCCTGTGTGGCGGGTCCTCTCTTTTTGAGGGTCTAGAGAAGAGGTTTTCCAgtgaacttctgaaaaaaatgccctCTAAAGCCAAAATTGGAGTATCTGCCATCCCCCTGAGGAGATACTCCGCCTGGATGGGGGGGTCTATCCTTGCCTCTCTGAAAAATTTCCAGTCATGCTGGATCCGAAAGGAGGAGTACAGTGAACATGGACCGTGCATTGTCCATCAGAAATGCTACTGAAGACAACAGCTCACACAGGCTTAAGGccacaaagaaagcaaacaggTTCCTGTGGCTACCTAGGTTAGAAATTCATACGTATCGATGCACAATTTACTTGTGGCTACAGACTACAAAGCAATAATAAAAGGTTTTGCTTTATGATGCTGTCCTTTCCCAGGTCCCACAGCATGTAGAGCTGAGGCTTATTTCAGTAGATGTTCCAAACATGAaaccagcagcaggagcccaCATGCTCAGAGGGGTTTTATTTATGGGTAGAAAACTGTGATCCAGGTTGGGTAGCTCAGGGGGACCTCTCCCTGCACCCCACCTGTGGGAGACTCCTTGTGCAGCCCTGCATGACCCAGCCAGGCCAGAGGACAGTGCAGATCAAGGTGTTCCCCACCTCCACAACCACCACAGTGGCATTAAGGTGACAGTTCTACCTCCCTGAGGCCACCCAGGAGCCTGCTGAGATGCAGGAACAGAGTCAGGGCTCACAAACACcagcccaacctccctgctccagcctgTTTGAGCAACAGCCTAGACAGGCGCCAAATTTCACAGCTCTGGTTTTCAGAGTAGTCTTTCCCTGAGGTACAGCCCAGAtacttccttccctccccccccccaaaaaaaaatgcttacgCTGCACAAGCAGGACCCTGCAGAGGTCTTCCATTGTGCATCCAGCCCTGGCAACCACCTCCAAGCACACAAGAGTTGGCCATAAATGCCCATATTCCTGCAAAAATCCAGTAGTTAGAGCAGCCTGccaaagtacagaaaaaaaacatacattttttttttgggggggggggaaagggggaaaaggaaagcagagcaaaaccCCCAAATGCATGAcacctccccctctccccagtCCTCTAAAGGATTTTCCTACCTCACTGCTAGGATAGAGCCTAGCTTCCATCCACAGCAGCTAAGGAAATTCCCAGGTGCAAAGGGCAGAACTGGATGCTGATAGCTCCCCTCTTCTTTAGTGCTTTCTCTAGAGAAAGGTACATACCAGCCCTTTGGGTTTTATAGATCACCTTCAGGGGATACTTGGCAGGTCCTCAGGGCTCATTTGCCCCCAGCTGCAGCCTAAGGGCCAGGACAGCTCTGTGGCCACCTGGGCAGAGGCCACGCAACCCCCCTGGAGTGATCAGCAGCCACTCCAGGTAGCTTGGTGCCAGCCAGTTGTCCTCCTGGAACAGCACATTCCCACATGGGGTTTCTTGGTCCAGCTGCTGCCAGTTTGGAGTCAACTGAGAGGCAGGAATTGCAAAATTTTCCCCCAGCTGCACTTCATCACTGGGACTGCAGCAGGGACTGAGGGCCCACAGGGACAGGCATTCCCCAGCTGTGATTAAATGCATTGGACCTGTGCCCTCAtctcttccccaagctgaatccttttattttccaccCCCAGCACTTTTGccttctcatcctttttttatttctctgctttctcttttcagccTCAAGAGCTCTCGGCCCCATAAGGACCAGTTATTTATTGCACTCACTCAAGTGGGCAGAGTTAAGGGTGTCACAGCAGGTTTAGTCCCGTCCTTTGAACGTCTGGAATGTCAACATAACAACTTCAATTTCACTTTAACATAGCTTTTGTGGGAAAGGAAAACCAGGACAGAGGTGTCTATCCCACCTCTCCGGCACAGACTGCAGCCCTCGATCCCACCCTGTGGCGGGATCCTTGCAGACACCAACACAAGCACGTAAACGATTTTCTCACCGCATAGGGGAGAAAGAGCCATAGAAACTACCTTGAATGGTGTCAAGCTCAGCATCAAACCCTCCCACAGAAAATCCCCAAGAGAAAAATCGTTCCATATTTACCAAACTGCTGTGAAACTCCCTTGACCTTTTGAAGCTGCTACAGGGTTTGGCGACAGCTTTTCAGCTGGTGACACTTCTATTGTGCCCTGTCCCCCAGGCTAGACCCATTGCGATCTCTTTATTACCAGCTGCATTTAGGGGCTGCTGGGGGCCATGTGGAGCCActgggatggggaggaggaggaggaaggcagagtTGAAGGGATGCTGCAGGGAGCTTTCCCATGGCTTACTGATGAGCCCAGAGTGCTTAGCTCTCACATTGAGTCAAACTAGCTGCTTAAATTTCCCCTGAAACCTTCCGGAGAAAACAAGCTCTTATCTTGCTAGAAACCCAGGCACTAGAGATGGGCTGGGAAGAAGCAGCTCCTGGGAAATGAGGGGACGGGGACAGGCTCGAGGGATGGGCACAATAAGAGCAGGAGCGCAGGCAACCTGGATCTGTTCCCTGTGAGTCAAAAGGGAAAGCATTGGGGTGACCTGGTGGCTTTATTCTGCCCCTGGTATCCGCTGAACCTTTTAGCCTCTGCCTTTTTTATGTTcaggtaattttttaaaagaagtcttAAAAGAGGGTTTGGACTTTAATTCTTAAGTCCCACTGCAGTCCACGAAGTGGCTGTCACATTCACAGCGTTTTTAACCCAGCaaatcccccctccccctcctctttcTGCTTGGCAAAAAGCCTGAGCAGCAGCGATTCCCCTCTCAATCGCCCCCAGGGCCTGGACCTCCTCCCAGTGTGAATGGGAAGCAGAAATGCAGTGAGGGAGTGAGAAGGggtgattttattttggtagTTCCTTAGCACAGCAGAGGAAATGGGGAAAGTGGCAGGACAGGAAAATAGCATTTAATTGCAACTGGGAGGAAGCTGCTCTCAGGAAGTCCGTGCAAGCTGTTCTTCAGAGCTTCAGCCTCACCTCTGCCAAGGAAGTGCTGCCCAGCAGTACAAGGCACAAACCAAATATTTGAACCAGGGGCCAGTTTCCTGCAACACTCCCCCACTCTGACACCAGTGTGATCCCTCGCCCTGCAAAAAGTCTTGCCgtgctgcagccctggcagCACCTCAAGACTTCGGTCTCAGCCAGCTTCCGCTCCCGACAGCCTTGGGAGGTAGCCCCAAAAGCTTCAACGTCTCTACCCCTACCCATTCTACCTCCTGCTCACTGGCACAGTGCAGGGCACAGCCACCACGTGGGAAGAAATTGCTCAGTGGCTCAACGCCTCCATTTCCCTTCCATCCACCCAAAAGGTACTTTCTGCTGCCCATCAGCCTTTCCCTGCAGAGGAGGATGGCTCCCTTCACTGGCTTAGGTGTTGGGCAGCAGCACCACAAGTCGATGTGCGAAGCTCCCCAGGAAGCTGGATGATGCCGGGAAGATCAGGACAGCCCAGCGGCTTCCCAAGAACCCATGCCCAGCACAAAACTAGTGAGCAGATGCAATCAGAAACAGCAATTTTCCAAGCAAAACCAGATGCAGCTTCTTCATGCCAAGGGAAGCAGGGCCATTCAAGGGTGGAGGCAGCCCTCAGATCTGCTGGTCACCTCCCAGCTCACTCTTGGTGAGATAAATATGCATTAACCGAGATGCTCTCCTGCACATCATGGCTCCAGGAGCTAAAGGGAATGGGGCAGCCCTACAAGCTTGGTGTtcaaatgctgcattttcacTCTCCCAGCAGGGCAACAGCTCCTCCGTGCGCACATATTTGTGTTACGAAGAAAAACCCCTCAGAGTAAGTCTCAGAGAAATAAGAAACCAGGCAAAAAGGGCTGGTAGGATTATGAGGTTAGTCAAAAATGCTGCGGTAACTTAGCggaaagtatttttctgccGTAATCTCGTTCTGATGCCAGGCCCAAGGGTTTTCATGCTTCATGGAAGAAACGCAACGAGTGTGGGAGGTGTGAACTCTTGCTACTGCATGGGGAAGGTGGTGATGACCTGAGAGCTCAAAATGATGCTCGTCAGACTCCCTCCTTGATAGTGGTGTGAGCAagtaaagtggaaaaaaaaaggaggggggggagattatctgcctttgaaaaaaaaaccaaaaaacaaaaaaagccccaaaccaAATAGCTGTGAGACAACTTCGTCAgcaaacattatttaaaagcaaagacattTGCTAGaattgctttctctctcccagGGGGAGGTTTAACCTTTAGACAAAGCCCTTTCGCTCCCTTCCCTTTCACTCACAAATTTGCCACTTTGAAGTAGCCCTTGGCATTGCTCAATtccaaaaaaaagtattttggagTGGCAAAGTCGCCGCCACCCATGTTGCAGCCATGCCCCTCACTTCAGCACCCCCAAATCCCCAAACTCG
This sequence is a window from Rhea pennata isolate bPtePen1 chromosome 27, bPtePen1.pri, whole genome shotgun sequence. Protein-coding genes within it:
- the ACTL9 gene encoding actin-like protein 9 gives rise to the protein MSALHRLHEDRPDSGSARDTSSDTASSSSSEHSFEMRTGAVVIDIGTGSCKSGFAGQQKPISEISTLATYPSEQSPRSEEARPHTFGEEALLYTNVNVPGLRQSGIIINWEAAEILWQHMFYNDLMVPPEEHALLITDPPLSPTTNREKMVELAFELLHSPGIYIASQSVLSVYAHGQTSGLVVDTGYTMTHTVPVHEGYSLSHAVERMDIAGSHLTRYLMKLLRDSGYMLSEGMTQVIEDIKHKCCYVASDFENECYLPKAIYTVDFPLPDGQIISLGKERFQCPEVLFNPPQVHGISYVGIHEMAQRSLNKVPEEIREKMYKNILLCGGSSLFEGLEKRFSSELLKKMPSKAKIGVSAIPLRRYSAWMGGSILASLKNFQSCWIRKEEYSEHGPCIVHQKCY